A genomic stretch from bacterium includes:
- a CDS encoding glycosyltransferase family 2 protein, producing the protein MPRISIVIVTWNSQDYIRPCLDSLFSQGQDVDIIAVDNDSRDSTLNALREYGARIKIIENQSNLGFARAVNQGLKLAAGDYILLLNPDTVLTPGALGAMAGYLATHPKVWALGPQLLNIDGSVQRSCRQFPDGRIMFYEFTGLSKLFPKNKIFGRWRMGYFDHQTPAQVDQPMGACLIVKREILEKVGLLDEENFPMFFNEVDWCLRISRAGGQLYFLPQAKVYHHHGASTRRVKRAMIISSHQSMIRYFAKHYPCRLSTLLIRIMSRLSLPFRLWLQGNGDTDGNH; encoded by the coding sequence ATGCCCCGAATATCAATAGTCATAGTGACCTGGAACAGCCAGGACTACATCCGCCCCTGTCTTGATTCCCTGTTTTCCCAAGGACAAGACGTGGACATCATTGCTGTTGACAATGACTCCCGGGACTCCACCCTGAATGCCCTGCGGGAGTATGGAGCCAGGATCAAGATCATTGAAAACCAAAGCAACCTCGGTTTTGCCCGGGCAGTAAATCAGGGATTGAAGCTGGCGGCTGGAGATTATATATTGCTTTTGAACCCCGATACCGTGCTTACTCCCGGCGCTCTGGGGGCCATGGCCGGCTACCTGGCTACGCATCCCAAAGTTTGGGCCCTGGGACCCCAGCTTTTGAATATTGACGGTTCGGTCCAGCGTTCCTGCCGCCAGTTCCCAGATGGCCGGATAATGTTTTATGAATTCACCGGCCTGTCCAAATTGTTCCCTAAAAATAAAATCTTCGGCAGGTGGCGGATGGGATATTTTGACCATCAGACCCCAGCCCAGGTAGACCAGCCCATGGGAGCTTGTTTAATTGTGAAACGGGAGATATTGGAGAAGGTGGGCCTGCTGGATGAAGAGAATTTTCCCATGTTCTTCAACGAGGTGGACTGGTGCCTGCGGATCAGCCGGGCCGGGGGACAGCTTTATTTTTTACCCCAGGCCAAAGTTTACCATCATCACGGCGCCAGCACCCGCCGGGTAAAGAGAGCCATGATCATCAGCTCCCACCAAAGTATGATCAGGTATTTTGCCAAGCACTACCCGTGCCGGTTATCCACCCTGCTGATCCGGATAATGAGCCGGCTGTCCCTTCCTTTCCGTCTTTGGCTGCAGGGCAATGGGGACACTGATGGAAATCATTAG
- a CDS encoding two-component regulator propeller domain-containing protein, giving the protein MNKRSSIKHFWPGLTLAFLFLGSAASSQSWTSYTNYNQVVKLTADPVSPLLWGATPGGAVLFSWQDTLLVEKYDNTNGLPNVELTSVTVDRHGDKWFGTYGGGIARLDSTGSSWRVFNALDGLISDTVTALCSYQDYIFAGTKQGLSFSNDYESWPGISNNLIFPNLQTINSIAQRNDTLWVATDVGLARAAASYFISHAFPSWQRDSAFGLSSRNVQCILLSDSSSFIGTMSGADSLEGTTWRTIADLNGLVVRDMAKKGDSLFFATSQGIKLSCQGVWTTLSAGLLSANAYSLAIDDLGRIWCGTELGLAVLQDTVWQPFRFNCLSENNCFRVTCSQDGNPYVIRRSQKEIQYLHNGWWQTYNQASTGMPFSLLERLAIDKYGNLLAGDWGQGLFIRSSAGPWRQYMAELPTNVIKNILLTENGFYLAQWGHDYRDPVTFYSYADTMFHVYWGPIETMRPNALAIDGDGTLWVGTNAAGLYNRKTDGLWQNFNESNSALSTGNPVITVSCDNNGRLWIGTINGLFFYDGDKISPFSHPLLSGAIISIKVDRANNKWIGTDKGLNLITWDGQMLAYTQRDLGNNGSRLLSDNINEISIAPIDDQTDGIYIATEKGLNLLKYNLVLPRQALSVNVAPNPYRPGQDPYFYFSNLPSQSVVRIFTLDGRLLGTFHGPTAPEHILVINPEDIPSNLVSGLYLCHVSAPGFKQTVCKLAVIR; this is encoded by the coding sequence ATGAATAAAAGATCATCCATCAAACATTTTTGGCCGGGCTTGACCCTGGCGTTTCTGTTTTTAGGGTCAGCGGCGTCTTCCCAAAGCTGGACCAGCTATACCAATTATAACCAGGTGGTAAAACTGACGGCCGACCCAGTTTCTCCCCTGCTTTGGGGCGCCACCCCCGGCGGGGCCGTCTTGTTTTCCTGGCAGGATACATTGTTGGTGGAAAAATACGACAACACCAACGGCCTTCCCAATGTTGAGCTTACCTCTGTGACCGTGGACCGACACGGAGACAAATGGTTCGGCACCTATGGCGGCGGAATAGCCAGGCTGGATTCCACCGGGTCATCCTGGCGGGTCTTCAATGCCCTAGACGGCCTGATTTCGGACACGGTCACAGCCCTCTGCAGTTACCAGGATTACATCTTTGCCGGAACCAAACAGGGCTTGTCCTTTTCCAATGACTATGAATCCTGGCCGGGAATTTCCAATAATCTGATATTCCCCAATTTGCAGACCATTAATTCCATTGCCCAAAGGAACGATACTCTTTGGGTTGCCACCGATGTGGGCCTGGCCCGGGCTGCCGCTTCCTATTTTATCAGCCATGCTTTTCCCTCCTGGCAACGTGATTCGGCTTTCGGTTTAAGCTCGCGCAATGTCCAATGCATACTCTTGTCCGATTCAAGCAGCTTTATCGGAACCATGTCTGGGGCAGACAGCTTGGAGGGAACTACCTGGAGGACAATTGCCGACTTAAACGGACTGGTAGTCCGAGATATGGCTAAAAAGGGTGATTCCCTGTTCTTCGCTACCAGCCAAGGCATCAAATTGAGTTGCCAGGGCGTATGGACCACCCTTTCTGCGGGCCTTTTAAGTGCCAATGCTTATTCCTTAGCCATTGACGACCTGGGCCGCATCTGGTGCGGAACGGAGCTGGGGTTGGCTGTTTTGCAGGATACAGTTTGGCAGCCATTTCGTTTTAATTGTTTAAGCGAAAATAACTGCTTTAGAGTAACCTGCAGCCAGGATGGGAACCCATATGTCATCCGCCGGTCCCAAAAAGAAATTCAATACCTGCATAACGGGTGGTGGCAAACATACAACCAAGCCAGCACCGGCATGCCCTTTTCCCTTTTGGAGCGTTTGGCAATTGATAAATATGGAAATCTGCTGGCCGGAGATTGGGGGCAGGGGCTTTTCATCCGTAGTTCGGCAGGCCCGTGGAGGCAATACATGGCAGAACTGCCAACCAATGTAATTAAAAACATACTTTTAACGGAAAACGGGTTTTATCTGGCCCAATGGGGACATGATTACCGGGATCCCGTAACATTTTACAGTTATGCCGACACCATGTTTCATGTTTACTGGGGCCCCATAGAAACGATGCGGCCCAATGCCCTGGCCATTGATGGAGACGGGACCTTATGGGTGGGCACCAATGCGGCAGGACTTTATAATAGAAAAACCGATGGGCTGTGGCAAAATTTTAATGAATCTAACTCTGCATTGTCTACTGGTAATCCCGTAATCACAGTGTCCTGCGATAACAATGGCCGTCTTTGGATCGGCACTATAAACGGTCTGTTCTTTTATGATGGGGACAAAATATCACCCTTTTCCCATCCTTTGCTTTCAGGAGCGATCATTTCCATAAAAGTCGACCGGGCCAACAACAAATGGATCGGCACCGACAAAGGCCTTAATCTTATTACCTGGGATGGTCAAATGCTGGCTTATACCCAACGAGACTTGGGGAACAACGGCTCCAGGCTTTTAAGCGACAACATCAACGAAATTTCCATCGCTCCGATCGACGACCAAACCGACGGTATTTACATTGCAACCGAAAAAGGCCTGAACCTTTTAAAATACAACCTGGTGCTGCCCCGCCAGGCGCTTTCAGTGAATGTGGCGCCAAACCCTTACCGCCCGGGCCAGGATCCTTACTTTTACTTCAGCAACCTGCCCTCACAATCGGTGGTCAGAATATTCACTTTGGACGGCCGTCTGCTGGGAACATTCCATGGGCCCACGGCGCCGGAACATATTTTAGTTATTAACCCCGAAGATATACCGTCAAACCTTGTCTCCGGGCTCTATCTTTGCCATGTCAGCGCCCCGGGGTTCAAACAAACTGTCTGCAAACTGGCCGTCATCCGCTGA
- a CDS encoding tetratricopeptide repeat protein yields the protein MKKISALTVFLFALLLWPASSLRAAVGDEFDLRIDRGLEILYQGQYQEAIDTFDAFINQHPKNPAGYFFKAGAYQLRSMAYETDVWDDLQRTLLDSSLDLSGQAIAHDGHDPWAFFIRGGTYAYRAAIKVRTKDYFSALSNGLSAVSDLNKAAALDPRLYDAYMGIGSFHYFRTKAASVLKWLPFIGDNREQGIAEIKLAIEKGRYSKVMAQNGLAWIYVDYEKYPLALEQARQLESSYPQNHVFFWIAPEVHWRTKQWDKGSAGYARLLKLLDQSQPMNNFNRVVVGSRLAKCYYQQKKYREALEASQKALGLALDERSAQRLKYERGRAYEVFKQSEKKLKSSQ from the coding sequence GTGAAAAAAATATCAGCTTTGACAGTATTCCTTTTTGCCCTTCTGCTGTGGCCCGCCTCATCCTTGAGGGCGGCGGTGGGGGATGAATTTGACCTCCGGATAGACCGGGGGCTGGAGATCCTTTACCAGGGACAGTATCAGGAAGCCATAGACACTTTCGATGCTTTCATAAACCAGCATCCCAAAAACCCAGCCGGATATTTTTTCAAGGCCGGGGCCTACCAGCTCAGATCCATGGCCTACGAGACCGATGTCTGGGATGATCTTCAGAGAACATTGCTGGACAGCTCGCTGGACCTTTCCGGCCAGGCCATCGCGCATGACGGCCACGACCCCTGGGCCTTTTTCATCCGGGGAGGGACTTACGCCTACCGGGCCGCCATCAAGGTCCGGACCAAGGATTATTTTTCGGCCTTAAGCAACGGGCTTTCGGCTGTATCCGACCTGAACAAAGCCGCCGCTTTGGATCCCCGGCTTTATGACGCCTACATGGGCATAGGTTCCTTTCACTATTTCCGCACCAAGGCCGCCAGCGTATTAAAATGGCTGCCCTTCATCGGCGACAACCGGGAACAGGGCATTGCCGAGATCAAGCTGGCCATAGAAAAGGGGCGCTATTCAAAGGTAATGGCCCAGAACGGCCTGGCCTGGATATACGTGGATTATGAAAAATACCCGCTGGCCCTGGAGCAGGCCCGGCAGCTGGAAAGCAGTTACCCCCAGAACCACGTGTTTTTCTGGATAGCCCCGGAAGTTCACTGGAGGACCAAGCAATGGGACAAAGGTTCCGCAGGATATGCCCGGCTGTTGAAATTGCTGGACCAAAGCCAGCCGATGAATAATTTCAACCGGGTGGTGGTAGGCAGCCGCCTGGCCAAGTGCTACTATCAGCAGAAAAAATACCGGGAGGCTTTGGAGGCCTCCCAAAAGGCCCTGGGGCTGGCGTTGGACGAACGGTCGGCCCAGCGGCTGAAATATGAAAGAGGCCGGGCTTACGAGGTGTTCAAACAGTCCGAGAAGAAATTGAAGAGCAGCCAGTGA
- a CDS encoding glycosyltransferase family 39 protein: MRERLWENIKSFKFAPEMLLAGIALLVMIPSLGIGPVSDDFSWLQQAKQGQYQSIGQYLSQPAPFGYFRPLPMLFFKTAWRLFGPALWLYRLTALLLYALTVILIYRLARLFSFSGRVSLISSVIFALMPCHAEALLWLCSVNELFSAFFVLAGIYFFFSRPGWRGALISTVFFLLALLSRESAFCFIPLLLMFSLPRILGNWRRLGLAVTVPPLAYGLFRALWVRGLPDSYLPPAPGQLDINLIRVFSRLAQYFIKMLLPVKSLMEFFAFRPYVWFREIYSSPQMHPVAFWATSLVSLLVLFFIFYRTIKASGQQIVWPLLFSALALAVYLPFYNTGERFLYLPSAGAAAGLAVWIAGLIGKKRKLGLSLLALTLMVYGVSFGNRIYRWHQVGHLTTQALARLEQRTEELSPGSLVYLKDMPGLIYGIPFFSYYTFNHAWEYTFPGRKVEYYFDPAPKPRIADAVFSFSLKELDFKTLP; encoded by the coding sequence ATGAGAGAACGGCTTTGGGAAAATATAAAGTCATTTAAGTTTGCCCCGGAAATGCTTTTGGCCGGTATCGCCCTGCTGGTCATGATCCCGTCTTTAGGCATCGGCCCGGTCAGCGATGATTTCTCCTGGCTGCAGCAGGCCAAACAGGGGCAATACCAAAGCATCGGACAATATCTTTCCCAGCCTGCCCCCTTCGGATATTTCCGCCCGCTGCCGATGCTTTTTTTTAAGACGGCCTGGCGGCTGTTCGGCCCTGCCCTGTGGCTTTACCGGTTGACCGCCTTATTGCTCTATGCCCTGACGGTGATATTGATCTACCGGCTGGCCCGCTTGTTTTCCTTTTCGGGCAGGGTTTCCCTGATTTCGTCGGTCATCTTTGCCCTGATGCCCTGTCACGCCGAAGCCCTTCTTTGGCTGTGCTCGGTGAACGAGCTTTTTTCGGCCTTTTTTGTTTTGGCCGGCATATACTTTTTCTTTTCCCGTCCTGGCTGGAGGGGTGCGTTAATATCCACCGTATTTTTCTTACTGGCCCTTTTGTCCCGTGAAAGCGCCTTTTGCTTCATTCCGCTTCTACTGATGTTTTCCCTGCCCCGTATCTTGGGAAACTGGCGGCGATTGGGATTGGCCGTCACAGTTCCGCCCCTTGCTTATGGACTCTTCAGAGCATTGTGGGTAAGAGGCCTTCCGGATTCTTATCTTCCTCCGGCTCCCGGACAGTTGGATATTAACCTGATAAGAGTTTTTAGCAGACTGGCTCAATATTTCATAAAAATGCTGCTGCCGGTCAAAAGCCTGATGGAGTTCTTTGCCTTTAGGCCCTATGTCTGGTTCCGGGAGATTTACAGTTCCCCGCAGATGCATCCGGTGGCCTTTTGGGCAACAAGTTTGGTCTCGCTGCTGGTCCTATTTTTCATTTTTTACCGGACAATAAAAGCATCCGGACAGCAGATCGTCTGGCCGCTTTTGTTTTCAGCCCTGGCTTTAGCGGTGTACCTTCCTTTTTACAATACCGGTGAACGTTTTCTTTATCTGCCTTCGGCCGGTGCGGCAGCCGGGCTGGCGGTCTGGATCGCAGGATTGATCGGCAAAAAAAGAAAACTGGGGCTCAGCCTGTTGGCATTGACTCTTATGGTTTACGGCGTTTCTTTCGGAAACCGCATCTATCGCTGGCATCAGGTGGGGCACTTAACCACGCAGGCCCTGGCCCGGCTGGAACAGAGAACGGAAGAACTTTCTCCGGGATCCCTGGTTTACCTGAAGGACATGCCCGGATTGATTTACGGAATTCCATTTTTCAGTTATTACACCTTTAACCACGCCTGGGAGTATACTTTCCCCGGCCGGAAGGTCGAGTATTATTTTGACCCGGCCCCCAAACCCCGGATAGCTGATGCCGTCTTTTCTTTTTCCCTGAAAGAGCTTGATTTTAAGACCCTGCCATAA
- a CDS encoding glycosyltransferase family 4 protein codes for MKNLLILSYYYPPLGLSGVQRTVKFVKYLPQFGWNPIIIAPRPRGSYVYDPALCAEVAQAKVFRTCSLDPLFLSPQKNTGSALHKNSLASRVNRWLMPDNKSGWIPFALQAGLKAARQFPIDAVYSTAPPYSSHLAGVLLKKLLGRPLVADFRDAWTSYTWTKYPAGILRKSDHKMEELVLRNADLVTAVNSRILDDLCGLHPRIDGTKFHLVSHGYDPEDFDGASRPDPDHFTIAYTGTFINNRSPRTLFAAVKMLRKQNVPGLDKLRIVFAGSHRESDLALVKEFDLNSTVRFTGYLNHRQSVQILTEADLLWLVMGPEETANVTPGKLFEYLGAQRPIAASIPPSGAAAKLILDAGAGSVTSSDDASGLAGIIRQQMSAWKNQKAASPVAPEKLKFFDRRLITQRFGALLDGLS; via the coding sequence ATGAAAAACCTTCTGATATTAAGCTACTACTACCCGCCCCTGGGATTAAGCGGGGTCCAGCGGACGGTCAAGTTCGTCAAATACCTTCCCCAGTTCGGCTGGAATCCCATCATCATAGCGCCCCGCCCCCGCGGCAGCTACGTATATGACCCGGCCCTTTGCGCCGAAGTGGCCCAAGCCAAGGTGTTCCGTACCTGTTCCCTGGACCCGCTCTTTTTATCTCCCCAAAAGAACACCGGGTCCGCCCTCCACAAGAACTCCCTTGCTTCCCGGGTCAACCGCTGGCTGATGCCGGACAATAAGTCCGGCTGGATCCCCTTTGCCCTGCAGGCCGGTTTGAAAGCAGCCAGACAATTCCCCATAGATGCCGTCTACTCCACCGCTCCCCCCTATTCCTCCCACCTGGCCGGGGTATTGCTGAAGAAACTTCTGGGACGGCCGCTGGTGGCTGATTTTCGTGATGCCTGGACCAGTTACACCTGGACCAAATATCCGGCCGGCATCCTGCGGAAATCGGACCATAAAATGGAAGAACTGGTTTTAAGGAACGCCGACCTTGTCACCGCCGTCAACAGCCGGATACTTGATGATCTCTGCGGCCTTCACCCCAGGATTGACGGCACCAAATTCCATTTGGTCTCCCACGGTTACGACCCCGAAGATTTTGACGGAGCCTCAAGACCGGATCCGGATCATTTTACCATTGCCTACACCGGCACTTTCATCAACAACCGCAGCCCCAGGACCCTGTTTGCGGCGGTCAAGATGCTGCGGAAGCAGAATGTTCCCGGACTGGACAAGCTGAGGATCGTGTTTGCCGGCAGCCATCGGGAGAGCGATCTGGCCCTGGTAAAAGAGTTTGATCTGAATTCCACGGTCCGATTCACCGGATACCTTAACCACCGGCAAAGCGTCCAGATCCTGACGGAGGCCGACCTGTTGTGGCTGGTGATGGGCCCGGAGGAGACCGCCAACGTCACTCCCGGCAAATTGTTTGAATATCTTGGCGCCCAAAGGCCCATCGCCGCCTCCATTCCTCCGAGCGGTGCAGCGGCCAAGCTGATCCTGGATGCCGGAGCCGGCTCCGTGACCTCGTCTGATGATGCCTCCGGCTTGGCCGGGATCATCCGGCAGCAGATGTCGGCCTGGAAAAACCAGAAAGCAGCATCCCCGGTTGCCCCGGAAAAACTGAAATTCTTCGACCGGCGGCTCATCACCCAAAGGTTTGGCGCGTTACTGGACGGGCTGTCATGA
- a CDS encoding NAD(P)/FAD-dependent oxidoreductase — MELLDRQYDTVVIGAGPAGSLAAETLAQSGHSVLLLEKHREPGVPLCCAEAVSLKSLELFCRPDPKWIAAPINGAVLYSPDGTEVAVPWPGVGYVLERKLFDRWLAQRAAEAGAFVLVNAEAVGLIADEKGVFTGVKVVYRDQIHNISCRSVIGADGVESLTGAWAGLNTAMKPGELHSCAQYLMSGIGGPADMVRFWVGKETAPGGYLWVFPKGEGRANVGLGIVGNLAGGKKPGEYLDQFLKKHFPQARIIETMCGGTPALEEDHPMVSRNVLLAGDAARLTDPLSGAGIAIAMASGQMAARQISEYLKTGNEKALGDYPALWWSGLWKDIKYHAKVRRAFLKLEDDDMNRIARLLSKLLKDKDPSKINPIDVAKQVVVSDPGLLLLGRHLL; from the coding sequence ATGGAACTACTCGACCGTCAATATGATACAGTTGTCATCGGGGCCGGTCCGGCCGGCTCCCTGGCCGCCGAAACTTTAGCCCAGTCCGGTCATTCGGTGCTGCTTTTGGAGAAACACCGGGAGCCCGGGGTTCCCCTGTGCTGCGCCGAGGCCGTCAGCCTGAAGAGCCTGGAGCTGTTCTGCCGGCCGGATCCCAAATGGATAGCTGCGCCCATCAACGGGGCAGTGCTTTATTCGCCGGACGGCACCGAAGTGGCGGTGCCCTGGCCGGGTGTGGGGTACGTTCTGGAACGCAAATTGTTCGACCGCTGGCTGGCCCAACGGGCGGCCGAGGCCGGAGCTTTTGTGCTGGTAAATGCCGAGGCGGTGGGGCTGATCGCTGATGAAAAGGGCGTCTTTACCGGGGTCAAGGTCGTATACCGGGACCAGATCCATAATATTTCCTGCCGGTCCGTCATCGGGGCCGACGGAGTGGAATCTTTGACCGGAGCCTGGGCCGGACTGAACACGGCCATGAAACCGGGAGAACTGCATTCCTGCGCACAGTATCTGATGTCCGGCATCGGCGGCCCCGCGGACATGGTACGGTTCTGGGTGGGAAAGGAGACCGCACCCGGCGGCTATTTATGGGTATTCCCAAAGGGGGAAGGCCGGGCCAATGTGGGTCTGGGGATAGTGGGTAACCTGGCCGGGGGGAAAAAGCCCGGGGAATATCTGGATCAATTTCTAAAAAAACATTTTCCCCAAGCCCGGATCATAGAGACCATGTGCGGAGGCACGCCGGCGCTGGAGGAAGACCATCCCATGGTATCCAGGAACGTGCTGCTGGCCGGCGATGCCGCCCGGCTGACCGATCCCCTGTCCGGGGCCGGGATCGCCATTGCCATGGCCTCGGGGCAGATGGCCGCCCGCCAAATATCGGAATACCTGAAGACCGGAAACGAAAAAGCGCTCGGGGATTATCCCGCCCTCTGGTGGTCGGGCCTGTGGAAGGACATCAAATACCACGCCAAGGTCCGCCGGGCCTTCTTGAAACTGGAAGATGACGACATGAACCGGATCGCCCGGCTGCTGTCCAAACTGCTGAAGGACAAGGATCCGTCAAAAATAAATCCCATCGACGTGGCCAAACAGGTGGTAGTGTCGGATCCCGGCCTGCTGCTGTTGGGAAGGCACCTGCTGTGA